Within the Bacteroidetes bacterium SB0662_bin_6 genome, the region GGCCCGCGGGACCCGGGGGAGTATACAAAAGTGGCCCGGCCGCCGCGGATTACGACCGCGACGGCGACATCGACGTGCTGATGGTAGAAAACGGGGGCGGCGCCCACCTGTGGCGGAATAATTTGCTGGAGAATGGGGCCGCCGGCGCCGACGACAATCCCGTGTTTCTTCGCGTGATGCTGGAGGGAAGCGCCAGCAACCGCGAGGGCCTTTCGTCTTCCGTGGAAGTGGTGCTTGGCGACCTCCGGATGGAGCGCCGCGTCCGCACCGGCTCCAGCTACCTGTCCCAGAACGAATTGCCGGTTACGTTCGGGCTGGGCGAGCACATTGTTGCCGACAGCCTTATTGTCCGGTGGCCCAGCGGCGTGGTGGACCGCTTCGCCCAGGTCGAGGGCAACCGGCAGTACCAGGTTGTGGAAGGCGCCGCCCGGCTGACCGCGTGGTGAGCGGAAGTTGCTCTCTTGTAAGTCCTCCGAACCGGCGATGCGCATAGATTCCAGGCCATGAACCCGCAACAAACGGCTATGCCGGATTCTTCCGGGCCGGTTCGCCGGGGCAAGGCGATCCGCCGGGCCGTGGTATGGACGCTGGTTTGCGTGCTGTTCCTGCTCGGTATCACGGTGGTCGGCGCGCGCTGGTATCTGGGCACATCGATCCAGCCCCGGTCGGGCGCCGTGGAGTTGCCCGGCCTGTCCGCCCCGGTAACCATTGCCTTCGACGACTGGGCCGTTCCCCGCATCCGGGCCCGGAACGAACTCGACGCTGTACGGGCGCAGGGCTTTTTGCACGCTTCCGAGCGCTTGTGGCAACTCGAAATGTATCAACGGGTGGCGCAGGGACGCCTCGCCGAACTGTTCGGCGAGCCCGCCATCGGGGCCGACAAGCTGCTCCGGACCCTTGATTTTTGGGGAGCCGCCGAAAGGGAGATGGCCACGCTGCCGGAGTCCATGCTCGACACGCTCCGGGCCTATGCGGAGGGGGTAAACGCGCGGCTGGCGAGTTGGCGCGGCCCATGGCCGCCCGAGTTCGTGATTCTGGGTATCGATCCCCAACCGTGGAGTCCGCAGGCTTCGCTTTCCATCTCCCGGAGCATGACGTTCGATTTGTCGAAATGGCAGGGGGAACTGGATCGTATCGAGGCGCTTGCCCGTCTTCCCGAAGCGCACCGTCCCGCGCTGACGCCGCGTTATCCCGCCTGGGGCCCCACGATTTTGCAGGATCGTCCCGGTGAATCGGAGGCATCCGATGGCGAAACCGGGTCCGCAGCATCGGTACGGAACGGGAAAGCAGTCTTGCCCGATGCATATCGAACCCGTCTTGCGGAAACCGCGCCGGCCCCTCGCAAGCCGCTCGATCCCCTGGGCCTGCTTGCAGGGCTTGGTTTACCGGCGTCCAATTCGTGGGCGCTCGGCCCTTCCCGCACCGCGGACGGGCATGCGCTGCTTGCCAACGACACCCATCTAAATCTGCGGGCGCCCTCGACATGGTATCTGAATGCGATCTCCGTGGAAGATTCCGACCACCATGTGGCCGGTTTCTCGATTCCGGGAGCTCATAGCGTGGTCATAGGTCTCTCCCGGCACATGGCGTGGGGGTTCACCAATGCATCCATTGACGGCGCGGATTTCATTGCCGAGACCCTCAGCGAAGACGGTCGCAGCTACCTCGATGGTTCCGTCTGGCGTCCCCTCGAAATTCGCCGCGAGCTCATCGGAGTGCGCGGGCGGGAGCAGCCCGTGGAATGGAATATCCGCAGCACCGTGCGAGGACCGATTATTACCGACGTGATTCCTGCGGACGGGCTTGACCTGTCCATGCTCTGGACCGGGTTTCTGGAGCCGGGCCCTTTCCGGACGCTCGTGAATATGAATCATGCCCGTGCGGTGGAAGAGATGGATGTGGCCGCGCGCGGCTTCAGTCAGCCGCACATGAACCTCATCTATGCTTCCATATCGGGAAGATTGGGGTACCGCCTGATCGGTTCGGTTCCACTGCGTCCCGCCGGGACAGTCGGGGCAACCGTTTTGTCTCCTGAAACGTGGCCGCAGGGCTGGACGGAGCTCCGGGATGAGGATTCGATGCCTGCATGGATCGATCCGCCTTCCGATTATCTCATCACCGCCAACAACCTTCAGAGTTGGGCGGTATTCGGACAAATCGGACAGGAATATATCCCCCCGTTCCGGGCAAGACGTATTCATGATGTGCTTTCACATGCTTCGGAATGGACTGTGAACGACATGCGCAGCCTGCAACTGGATTCGCGGAGCCTGTGGTCTGAACTTACCCGGCAGCGGGCTGTGGACGCTGCCCGCCGTATCGGCGCGGAGGAACTTGCCGCTGTGCTTGAAGACTGGGATCTCACCATCGAGCCCCGGTCGCTCGGTCCCGCTCCGTTCTTCGCGTGGCTCTACCGCCTCCGCGCCCTGATCGCGGCGGACGAACTCGGAGAGGACGCTGCTTTTCCGGCGTTCGCTTTTGTGCAGATGCTTGAAGAAGGCGATGCGCCGGGCGCCCAGTTGGCGCTCTGGGCCGACGACGTGCGCACGCCCGAAATCGAAACCCTTGCACACTGGGAGGAAGAAGCGGCCCGTACGGCGGCAGGCCTTGCGGAGGTCCGCTGGGGGGAGGCGCGCTTCGAGCGCTCGGCCCATCCGCTGGGAAGCGTAGCGCTGCTCGACCGGCTTTTCTCGTTTCATGTCGGCCCGTATCCCGCCCGCGGCGGGCCCTACACGCTGCGGGCCGCCGACCGCGCCAGTTGGTCTCCGCTCGATTCCACCTCGTGGAGCATCCCGTGGATCGGGGAAGCCGGGGTTTCCCAGCGCTTCGTGGCCAGCATGGCGCCGCACGCGCCGCGCGGGTACTTTTTTCTTCCCACGGGCCAATCCGGCAATCCGCTGGACCGTCACTACCGGGACATGGCTGTACGCTGGGCCGAGGGTTTTCTGGTGGAAATTTCTCCCGGGGAGGAGCTGGCCTCTCCCGAGCATCTGCTGGAGCTTCTGCCTCCGAAACAATAACAGGCGCGCTATTTTGCATGGTATTTCATCCAGGAGGTCTTTTATGCGTTTTTGGTCCTTTGCATTTTTCACAGGCCTGTTCTGCCTGCTTCTTGCGGCGTGCGGCCAGCCTGAAGAGCGCCCCAATGTTCTGTTCATCGCGGTGGACGATCTCAACAACGATCTGGGCGCATACGGCCATGACTTGGTCCGGAGCCCCCACATTGACCGCCTCGCCGCCCAGGGGATGCGCTTCAACCGCGCGTACTGCCAGTATCCGGTCTGCAATCCCAGTCGCGTCAGCTTCCTGACTGGATTGTATCCCGAGCAAACCGGCGCGCTTACGAACCAGGATACCTTTCGGGTGCATATTCCCGAGGTCGCGACGCTGCCCCAATGGTTCCGGCAACACGGGTACTATGTCGCACGGGTCGGCAAGCTATTTCATTATAACGTACCCCTCGGAATCGGTACCGATGGCCTGGACGATTCGCTCTCGTGGGACCATGTCGTCAACCCGCGCGGGATCGACCGGGAAGTGCACGACCGGATTCATACCCTGACCCCGGGCCAGTTCGGGGGGACGCTGAGCTGGTTGAGTCTGGACGATGATGAGGGCGAACACACCGACGCTCTGGGGGCCAGCGCCGCCATCGCGTTGCTTGAGGAACATCACGCAGCGCAAACGGGCCAGCCGATTTTTCTGGCCGTGGGTTTTTACCGCCCGCACACGCCGTACGTAGCGCCTCGTTCCTACTTCGAAAAGTATCCCCTTGAGGACATTCATCCTGTGCTGGAAGAGCCCGGAGACCGGGACGACATTCCGGTGGCTGCGCTGGCCGACCGCCCCAAACAACGCGAACTGACGGTGGAGCAGCGCCGGGAGATCATCCAGGCCTATTATGCGTCGATCTCTTTCATGGATGCGCAGGTGGGCCGCTTGCTCGACGCCCTCGAGCGTCTGGACATGGCCGATAATACGATCGTCGTATTCGTGTCCGACCACGGGTACCATCTGGGCCATCATGGGCTATGGCAGAAAGGAGACCTGTTTGAAGGCTCCGTCCGGGTCCCGTTGATCGTGGCTACCCCGGAGCGCCGACACGCCGGCGCTGCTACCGAGGCGCTCACGGAACTGGTCGATCTGTATCCGACGCTGGTGGAACTGAGCGGCCTGCCGCTGCCGGAGCATCTGGCCGGTCAGAGCATGAAACCGATCCTTGAAGACCCTGCCCATCCCGGCAGGCCGGCCGCGCTGACGGTGGCTTGGAGCCGTGCTCGCTGGGTGCACCCTGAAGCGTTTGACGAGCCGGTCCTGGGGCACACCATCCGGACTCCGCGTTTCCGGTACACCGAATGGAATCAGGGACAGTCCGGCGTGGAGTTGTACGATTATCAGGAAGACCCGCAGGAATACGACAATCTCGCGGACAATCCGGAGCACGCCGAAACCATGGCCCGCCTGAAGCAATTGCTGGATGAAAAAAGGCGCGCGGCGCAATAGGCGCTATGGCTCCGGGATGGGCGAGGTCCTGGCCCCAATGACCTTACTGCGGGATGCGCCGGGATTGCTATGAATTGCATATCTTAAATTTCTTGTAACGTTTTTGTAACGTACTCGTATCCGTAGATGGGTATTTCCGGCTTGTACCACAGGCAAACAAAAGGCATGAAGCATCTTGACCGGATCGCTGTCCTGCTGATTATGCTTACCACGGCGGCCTGCGGCAGTACGGGCGCCATGGTCACGGAGCAAGCCGAGGAGCGGGCCGCCCGGCCCTCGACCGCCGACCTGGAGGCGCTCTACTGGGCGCGCCAGGACAGTGCGCTCACCAAATTTACGGAGGCCGACACCCACTTCATGACGGGCATGATTGCGCACCACGCGCAGGCCCTTATCATGTCGGAACTGGCGCCTTCCAATGGCGCGAGCCCGCAGGTGCAGACGCTGGCCGCCCGTATCATCAATGCGCAGCAGGACGAGATCGATCTCATGCAGCAATGGCTCCGCGATCGCGGTCAGCCGGTGCCCGAAGTCCACATCACGGGCATAAACCTGATGATACACGGCGCCGGCGATCACGCTATGCACATGCACATGCCCGGAATGCTCTCGCAGGAGCAACTGCAGGAACTCGAGGCGGCCCGGGGGCTGGATTTCGACCGGCTTTTTCTGACCTACATGATTCAGCACCACGCCGGGGCGGTGTATATGGTCGACGAACTCTTCAGTACGGACGGGGCTGCACTGGATGAGGCGGCGTTTAAACTCGCTTCGGGCATTCACGTAGATCAGGTTACCGAGATCGCCCGCATGGAACTCATGCTTGAACAGTTGCCCGATGCCGGCGAGGATAGCTGACCCCTGGACAACTTTCCGTTCGAATTTTTCTTCCCTTAACCCGAAAATGGGCTATGAAAACCAAAACATTCCTTTATCATCCCCTTACCTGGACAGCCACCCACCGTTTCTGGTTGATTCTGTTTTGTGCAGGTCTGCTGGGCGGACTCTCCGCATGCGCCCACAGTCCCGCGATGACCGTGGCCGATCCCGGAGGGGCTGCTCCTTCCGCACAGGCTGGGCCCGAGAGGGCTGCGGAGCCCATCCAATACGCCGACTCCCGCGTCGGGCTCGAAGCGGGATTGTTCGATGCCGGAGAAGCGCTATGGAATCTGCGCGTGCTCTCATCGACGCCGTCTCCGGAAGACTTCATCGGGGTTACCAACTCCGACCTGGCCTTCACCGGCGACTACGCCATTCAGGGCAACTATAACGGCATGCAGGTATGGGACATTTCGAATCCCGGCGAACCCGACCTTGTGATCGACTATCTTTGCCCTGCGTCGCAGAGCGACGTGTCGGTGTATGAGAACCTGCTTTTCGTATCGGGCGAAGGGCTGGGCGGCCGGCTCGATTGCGGGACCGAAGGCGTTGAGGAAACGGTGAGTCCGGATCGCCTGCGCGGAATCCGCATTTTCGATATCGCTGATATCGAAAATCCCGACTACATCACCAATGTGCAGACGTGCCGCGGTTCCCACACGCATTCGTTGCTGAAAGACCCGGATGACGATGAGAATGTGTACGTCTATGTATCAGGGTCCGCCCCGGTGCGTCCTGAAGAGGAACTTGCCGGTTGTTCCGGCGCCCCGCCGGAGGAGGATCCGAACACGGCGTTGTTCCGGATCGAGGTCATCAAGGTGCCTCTTGCCCATCCCGAACAAGCCGCGATCGTGAGTTCGCCTCGCCTTTTCGAGGGGCTCGTAGCGCCTCCGGAGCATGGTATGGCGCCGGACGACATTGCCGCTATCGAGCAGGCGCGGGCAGAGGGTGCCTTCATTGTCGAGATATTCGGACAGGCGCAAGTGTTGCCGTCGCAGTTTGTCGGCATGCTGCTTTCGGAGATCGTGGAAGCGCGGGAAGGGACCGGACCGCCTACGGCGGCCGACAGCACGTTGCTTCGCGAGAACCTTTCTGCGATTCTCTCGGAGCGGTTCGGCGTTCCGCTCGGTCAGGAGGAGGGAGAGGGTCCTGGGCCTACGCAGTGTCATGACATCACGCTGTACCCGGAGATCGGTCTGGCCGGAGGCGCC harbors:
- a CDS encoding DUF305 domain-containing protein; the protein is MGISGLYHRQTKGMKHLDRIAVLLIMLTTAACGSTGAMVTEQAEERAARPSTADLEALYWARQDSALTKFTEADTHFMTGMIAHHAQALIMSELAPSNGASPQVQTLAARIINAQQDEIDLMQQWLRDRGQPVPEVHITGINLMIHGAGDHAMHMHMPGMLSQEQLQELEAARGLDFDRLFLTYMIQHHAGAVYMVDELFSTDGAALDEAAFKLASGIHVDQVTEIARMELMLEQLPDAGEDS
- a CDS encoding sulfatase — its product is MRFWSFAFFTGLFCLLLAACGQPEERPNVLFIAVDDLNNDLGAYGHDLVRSPHIDRLAAQGMRFNRAYCQYPVCNPSRVSFLTGLYPEQTGALTNQDTFRVHIPEVATLPQWFRQHGYYVARVGKLFHYNVPLGIGTDGLDDSLSWDHVVNPRGIDREVHDRIHTLTPGQFGGTLSWLSLDDDEGEHTDALGASAAIALLEEHHAAQTGQPIFLAVGFYRPHTPYVAPRSYFEKYPLEDIHPVLEEPGDRDDIPVAALADRPKQRELTVEQRREIIQAYYASISFMDAQVGRLLDALERLDMADNTIVVFVSDHGYHLGHHGLWQKGDLFEGSVRVPLIVATPERRHAGAATEALTELVDLYPTLVELSGLPLPEHLAGQSMKPILEDPAHPGRPAALTVAWSRARWVHPEAFDEPVLGHTIRTPRFRYTEWNQGQSGVELYDYQEDPQEYDNLADNPEHAETMARLKQLLDEKRRAAQ
- a CDS encoding penicillin acylase family protein; translation: MNPQQTAMPDSSGPVRRGKAIRRAVVWTLVCVLFLLGITVVGARWYLGTSIQPRSGAVELPGLSAPVTIAFDDWAVPRIRARNELDAVRAQGFLHASERLWQLEMYQRVAQGRLAELFGEPAIGADKLLRTLDFWGAAEREMATLPESMLDTLRAYAEGVNARLASWRGPWPPEFVILGIDPQPWSPQASLSISRSMTFDLSKWQGELDRIEALARLPEAHRPALTPRYPAWGPTILQDRPGESEASDGETGSAASVRNGKAVLPDAYRTRLAETAPAPRKPLDPLGLLAGLGLPASNSWALGPSRTADGHALLANDTHLNLRAPSTWYLNAISVEDSDHHVAGFSIPGAHSVVIGLSRHMAWGFTNASIDGADFIAETLSEDGRSYLDGSVWRPLEIRRELIGVRGREQPVEWNIRSTVRGPIITDVIPADGLDLSMLWTGFLEPGPFRTLVNMNHARAVEEMDVAARGFSQPHMNLIYASISGRLGYRLIGSVPLRPAGTVGATVLSPETWPQGWTELRDEDSMPAWIDPPSDYLITANNLQSWAVFGQIGQEYIPPFRARRIHDVLSHASEWTVNDMRSLQLDSRSLWSELTRQRAVDAARRIGAEELAAVLEDWDLTIEPRSLGPAPFFAWLYRLRALIAADELGEDAAFPAFAFVQMLEEGDAPGAQLALWADDVRTPEIETLAHWEEEAARTAAGLAEVRWGEARFERSAHPLGSVALLDRLFSFHVGPYPARGGPYTLRAADRASWSPLDSTSWSIPWIGEAGVSQRFVASMAPHAPRGYFFLPTGQSGNPLDRHYRDMAVRWAEGFLVEISPGEELASPEHLLELLPPKQ